The DNA sequence ATACTCTGTCACATTATGTGCCTAGGACCCAATTTTCCCATTGACGGGTCACTTCTGCATCCTCGCATTCATACAGATACACGCTAACCACGTCCGCACCTTCAGAAGGATTTTCCGATATCGGCAGAGGTACCATGAGATGCTCAAGCCCCGGCTGACGCTCCTGATGCTGTGGCGCCCTTTCCGTGACATCCGCCTATTAAGCTGAAGAGGATTCAAGAACGTAGAGGAAGGTAAGCGGGGCAGGAGCGAAGGCAGCGGGTGCGACAAAACCCTTCAGCAATTATCGCTAAAGAGAAGTTATCCACATACACCTGAGGAAAATGTGCATAAGTCAGTCCTTTTTGTGGGTATCACTTCAATAAACTGTGAATAAGTTGTGGATCTTACTTTTCAGATTTATTCGTGGTTCTGCGGAAAATTTTCTAAAGTGACCGTCCGACTCGCCTGATCCCACGTAGCCTGCATGCCCAGCGCCACCGCCAGATTCCTCGCTGATGCATACGCCGTCCCATCCTCGATCGTGACAGCCAGCTCACGTCCGTCCACCGTTACCCTTTCCGTCTCGGCATCCCACCCTACCACACCACCTATCGCTTCTGCTACCGCTCGTACAGGTAGATAGGAAACACCCTCACGCAAGCGCCCTTTTACAGTGAGCCTTATCTGAATATTACAGTTATCCACATACTCCCGTGATTTTTGTGTATAACCTGTGAGTAAGATGTGGACATCGCTCTTAAACTTCTCCCACGCCTCTGCTGCCTTTCGTCCGAAAAAGCGGAGTGAAAAAGCATCAGAAACAAAAAAGGCCGGGCAGTTTTTGCCCGTAATGTCGAAATGACGCCATAAGTTTTGGATGCCCCAGCCATACCGCTTCAAGATCCCTGCCGCCAGCTCCACCGTGTTTTGGTACATGGCTTGGAAATTGCCGTCGGCGTTTACACACATCTCGATGCCAATCGTGCAGTTATTGGGGTAGCTGCTGAGCAGTTGGAGCGCTTCCGGCTTGTAAGACTTCGCTCCGATGTGGTAGCCCATCTCGGTTTCCGGTAAGCAACGGACAATCTGCTTGTCGTCAACGATGTAGTGGGCACTTGCTTCTGTTGTCGGGTTGTTAAAGTAATTGCGGTTGGCTACGGCGTTTGCTCCCTTGCTTTCGTTGGCGGTCCAGTGGATGACGAGAGCTTTTGGCGTGATTTTCATTCCAGGTCGTGCCGTCTTATTGGTCAGGAGCATTTCTGTGATTGGCAAGGTCTATTTCCCTTCTTTCTGTTTCATTGCGCGTTCTGTCTTGGCTTTGATCTCCGACTCTACCAGATTGGCAATCGCTTTGGGGACCGGCCATCCTGCGCGATGAGCATTCGCTGTCAGGCTGTTCCACGTGTGGTAAATCAGCCCAAAGGTCACTCCATAGAAGAGAAACCCCGGTGTCGCCATGACTCTATCTAGCAGATTAGCAAGTGCTGGCAGGGCCAGAAAGAAAAACGTCCGCGGTATGCGGCTCAGTCCGTATTCGGAAGAACAGGTCTTGTCCTCCTTCTTGGCAGCCTGAATGCCCGTCACCCAATCCAAGGAGATACAAAACAGCAATACTACTAGGATATCCATTCGGCCTGATCCGTAGAGGTAGTGGAATACGGGTGACACAATCGCTCCTGCTGTTGCTGCCCAACCATTTGCCGGGGTCGCTGCATTAACCAGGGTCTGTAGAAACTGCATGTGCTCATCTCCCTCCTCACCCCCTTGGGGCTAAAATGAAAAAGCCTCGCTAGGAACGAGGCTATGCTGATAAAAAAATCCCCCGGGAGTTCCCGAGGGCCGTTGATGGGTTGTGCGTATTAGGGTGTTGTCCGAGTGATCACATTTCCATGACGATCTTTAATGGCTCCATTAACAAAGTATACGTATTTACCTGGTCCAAAGTTGCCCGTAACTCCACCCAGCTCCATTATTCCCCAATGAAGACACCACTTTTTTGGGATCTTCTTTCGCAATGGTTTCGTTGGATAATGCTTTGTCAAAGCGGATGATAATTTTAGATAGGGTACTCTCATCAGCGATGGATCCAACTGCTGGAGAGGTATCGCTATTCTCGACTTATCCCCCTTCTCTTCTTGAGGGTTTTCGTTCGAGCCTACACCGTGCAGGCGACTTTCATCGCACACTGCGTTCCATCAACGGAGAAGAAGAAAGTGAAGATTTACAACGGGCAGTTTTATGGTAGACAAGCTCGATCCTATTGTCTGCTATCTAAACGCCCCTCCCATTTGGGAAAAGACGTTATGCTAGAGGTAATCCTTCAGAGCTCAGTCCGAGAGCTTCCAGATCTACTTTTACAGCTGGTTTGAGGTTAGCCGGTACACTTTCATAAGTTCTGCGGCCCGCAATGATGAGTGCCACGTAGATAGCTGCCATGATATCATCTCCCTTCAAGGAAATGAGCCAGATGCCGAAATTAAGCAGGAGTGTTTTCAGCATTGATCATCGCCCTCACTTCCTCCTGAAGATTGGCTGGTACCTGGTCAATCGTTCGGCGACCCGCTTTTACGAGGTTGTAGTAAATCGTAATCATTCAGAGCTTCCTCCTTTTAGTGCTTGCAGTTCTTCGTAGAGCAAGGCTGTCGCCTCCATGTTATCGAGCAGCTGATTTTGAAATCCGCGTAAACATGAATGTGAATCAACCGAACGCATCTCCGTATCCGTTATGATAGAGCTTTCTCGGTCTATGACCGTTGCAGTGGTCACAGGTATCACCTCCTTTCACTGAGACGCTTGAATTGACGGATGGATCAACGCCCGCCGAGCAGGGAGCGAGTGGACTTGTGCCTGGAACTCGCAATGTATGTGGCTTTTTCGCCATGGTCCCCGCTCGCCAGGTGCTGACGAGTTTAATAGAAAGAGCCACCCGATTGGCTCAGGTGGCTCCATGCGTTCCTTGTCTTCGTTTACTTGTTTCGCTTGGCTTAAGTATAAACCAGATGGCTTTCAGAAGGGGAAAATGAATGGTAGTGTAAGGTTGTGTAAAGATTTGTCAGGGAGACTACTTCCCAAACCACTCTCTCAACAACTCCCGATACCTCACCTCATCAATTCCCTCTTTCGTAACGACCCCATTTTCCCACTTCGTAAACGTGCTATTCGTCAGCGTCACATTCCCGCTCTCCGTAAGCCTGGTCACCAAAGGGCTCTTGTTAAAAGGAGAATCTGGATGCTCCCCAATAACCGTCTGAATCTCATTAAACTCCGTTACATCCGAAATCAGCTTGGTAGAATCAAAGGCATACCCGATTCGCCACTCCGTATCCTTATACTTCAGCTTCATTTCAAGCACGTAGTCTCCATGGTCGCTGTTCACTTCTTTGACCCGAAATTCCCCATTCGAAGAGGTGACGGTCTCTCCCGTTAAAGGTACAGGCTTTAGTGGCAGATTCCCCCCAAATCCCGTATCCACCAAATACTTGCGTCCCTCGTGTGTTAGCAGAATCGTGACATGCGTCCTTCCTATGGACTGATACTCTTGCGTAGCTTGTTTGTATACAATCCCACGTGCCAGAGCTACCTGAAAGCCATTTTCGAGCAAAAAGAAATACAGAATGGAATTGAGCTCATAACAAAGACCACCTTCGTTTTTGACGAGCAATTTGTTCAGTAGATTCTCGCGCGTGATCTCGTTT is a window from the Brevibacillus choshinensis genome containing:
- a CDS encoding N-acetylmuramoyl-L-alanine amidase, producing the protein MPITEMLLTNKTARPGMKITPKALVIHWTANESKGANAVANRNYFNNPTTEASAHYIVDDKQIVRCLPETEMGYHIGAKSYKPEALQLLSSYPNNCTIGIEMCVNADGNFQAMYQNTVELAAGILKRYGWGIQNLWRHFDITGKNCPAFFVSDAFSLRFFGRKAAEAWEKFKSDVHILLTGYTQKSREYVDNCNIQIRLTVKGRLREGVSYLPVRAVAEAIGGVVGWDAETERVTVDGRELAVTIEDGTAYASARNLAVALGMQATWDQASRTVTLENFPQNHE
- a CDS encoding phage holin family protein, with translation MQFLQTLVNAATPANGWAATAGAIVSPVFHYLYGSGRMDILVVLLFCISLDWVTGIQAAKKEDKTCSSEYGLSRIPRTFFFLALPALANLLDRVMATPGFLFYGVTFGLIYHTWNSLTANAHRAGWPVPKAIANLVESEIKAKTERAMKQKEGK
- a CDS encoding CD1375 family protein, with the protein product MAAIYVALIIAGRRTYESVPANLKPAVKVDLEALGLSSEGLPLA
- a CDS encoding CD1375 family protein, with protein sequence MITIYYNLVKAGRRTIDQVPANLQEEVRAMINAENTPA
- a CDS encoding arylamine N-acetyltransferase family protein translates to MSELNTLFRKRIGMPEDETITFATLGNVLEKTAKAIPFENLCMIANETNEITRENLLNKLLVKNEGGLCYELNSILYFFLLENGFQVALARGIVYKQATQEYQSIGRTHVTILLTHEGRKYLVDTGFGGNLPLKPVPLTGETVTSSNGEFRVKEVNSDHGDYVLEMKLKYKDTEWRIGYAFDSTKLISDVTEFNEIQTVIGEHPDSPFNKSPLVTRLTESGNVTLTNSTFTKWENGVVTKEGIDEVRYRELLREWFGK